A genomic stretch from Pseudomonas sp. MUP55 includes:
- a CDS encoding response regulator, producing the protein MENLGLGKVLIVEDDEKLAGLIAHFLSQHGFEVRVVHRGDLALAAFLEFKPKMVVLDLMLPGQSGLHVCREIRNVSDTPIVILTAKEDDLDHILGLESGADDYVIKPIKPPVLLARLRALQRRQVPEPTVRDYLEFGRLSIDRSCRVVRLGDEKIDLTTMEFELLWLLASSSGTILSRDDILNRMRGIAFDGLNRSVDVYISKLRGKLNDNPREPVCIKTIWGKGYLFNPFAWEV; encoded by the coding sequence ATGGAAAACCTGGGTCTGGGCAAGGTGCTGATCGTCGAGGACGATGAAAAGCTGGCAGGGCTGATCGCGCATTTCCTGTCGCAGCATGGTTTCGAGGTGCGGGTGGTGCACCGGGGCGATCTTGCCCTGGCGGCCTTCCTGGAGTTCAAGCCGAAAATGGTCGTGCTCGACCTGATGCTGCCGGGCCAGAGCGGCTTGCATGTGTGTCGCGAGATTCGCAATGTGTCCGACACACCCATTGTGATCCTCACCGCCAAGGAAGATGACCTGGACCATATCCTGGGCCTTGAGTCCGGTGCCGATGATTATGTGATCAAACCGATCAAACCGCCGGTCTTGCTGGCGCGCCTGCGTGCGCTGCAGCGGCGGCAGGTACCCGAGCCGACGGTGCGCGATTACCTGGAATTCGGCCGCTTGTCGATCGATCGCAGTTGCCGGGTGGTGCGCCTGGGCGATGAGAAGATCGACCTCACCACCATGGAGTTCGAACTGCTGTGGCTGCTGGCGAGCAGTTCGGGGACCATCCTCTCGCGCGACGACATCCTCAACCGCATGCGCGGCATTGCCTTCGACGGCCTGAACCGCAGCGTCGATGTCTACATCAGCAAACTGCGCGGCAAGCTCAATGACAACCCACGCGAACCGGTGTGCATCAAGACCATTTGGGGCAAGGGCTACCTGTTCAATCCGTTCGCGTGGGAGGTCTGA
- a CDS encoding terpene synthase family protein has protein sequence MKAPLTPINLNKQPAAIGANRRAHEKGGPHLAQPTIAPFHLPVELETADFPLSPFTEQAQQHTRQWLRNMGLDNTPRTAHLLDIYIPGTYAGYMWSDAPLELLLILSDLVGWFSCQDDLADEDCNDPEALERVIRDVYASAFSRTTTSREPLACALADIMRRASRLMPALWKQRVAEQYLTYLVPCTTALMHRIHHSQPGVEGYETLWQNAGGFQVCLEFTYWVQNVHLSSALYYSSPWQELRSLALNLLKAVNDLLSFQIMEDPDEDIYNLLTHLRHTQGYSALQAANEVSQRIGQWAKRFAAAQAELPAHLNALGYDTRAQEQAMTCAQALHNQWRGNIAWHLAVPRYREIRFQGQ, from the coding sequence ATGAAAGCCCCATTAACACCGATTAATCTCAATAAGCAACCAGCAGCCATTGGGGCAAACCGACGCGCCCACGAAAAGGGCGGGCCGCATCTCGCCCAGCCGACCATTGCCCCCTTTCATTTACCTGTTGAGCTTGAGACGGCGGATTTTCCTCTTAGCCCTTTTACGGAGCAGGCTCAGCAGCACACACGCCAGTGGCTCAGGAACATGGGGTTGGACAACACACCTCGTACGGCCCATCTATTGGATATTTACATTCCCGGTACCTACGCCGGTTACATGTGGAGTGATGCGCCGCTTGAATTATTGCTCATTCTTTCTGATCTGGTGGGCTGGTTCAGTTGCCAGGACGATCTTGCCGACGAAGATTGCAATGACCCGGAAGCCCTCGAGCGCGTGATTCGTGATGTCTACGCCAGTGCTTTCTCACGCACCACCACGTCCCGAGAACCGTTGGCCTGCGCCCTTGCAGATATCATGCGACGTGCTTCACGCTTGATGCCTGCGCTCTGGAAACAGCGAGTTGCCGAGCAATACCTAACATACCTGGTGCCCTGCACTACCGCATTGATGCATCGCATCCACCACTCGCAACCCGGGGTAGAAGGTTATGAAACCCTCTGGCAAAACGCTGGAGGCTTTCAAGTCTGCCTGGAGTTCACCTATTGGGTGCAAAACGTTCACTTATCCTCAGCGCTGTACTACAGCTCCCCCTGGCAGGAATTGCGAAGCCTGGCCCTGAATCTACTCAAGGCGGTTAACGATTTACTGTCTTTTCAGATCATGGAAGACCCTGATGAAGACATCTACAACTTACTGACTCACCTAAGACACACCCAAGGCTATTCGGCGCTGCAAGCCGCAAACGAAGTGTCACAACGCATCGGACAGTGGGCAAAAAGGTTCGCAGCGGCACAAGCGGAGCTGCCCGCACACCTGAACGCCTTGGGCTATGATACCCGCGCTCAGGAGCAAGCGATGACTTGTGCTCAAGCCCTGCATAACCAATGGCGCGGCAACATTGCCTGGCACTTGGCAGTGCCGCGCTATCGGGAAATACGCTTCCAGGGGCAGTAA
- a CDS encoding polyprenyl synthetase family protein, with translation MNSVAEEGESKRSQTINNEACKMIHSCLSFDGKWYLNARAQWFEPFRYQERVPGKLVRTELTWALSALYGLPSAQTHALCAAIEEMNLSSLIHDDLLDGDALRRGIPAVWKHYGAEVALVSGMFGYLDGLRILTELNDLNVVRAGIQSLEQLHVGQYLDAKVSAGNTLPTLEEYGRIAQANTGCFFVFPLKACQCLKLLEPKTYSLLKRMMLLMGIYYRYTNDYCDINHIPHFEKKGFAMDLEGGPKSFLMILAGKALIKGSLTSEQKKQIIRSYGDAGVFDAALRLMEDTYGQLLRYLDAIKQRNSTVDIHALERFLLSIHFQPEPDDDYYKQVLR, from the coding sequence GTGAATAGCGTCGCGGAAGAAGGAGAGAGTAAACGCTCTCAGACTATCAACAACGAGGCCTGTAAGATGATTCATTCCTGCTTGTCATTCGATGGTAAGTGGTACTTAAACGCCAGAGCCCAGTGGTTTGAGCCCTTCAGGTATCAAGAACGCGTCCCTGGAAAACTTGTGCGAACAGAACTCACATGGGCGCTCTCAGCGCTGTACGGTTTACCTTCCGCCCAGACTCACGCCCTCTGTGCGGCCATCGAAGAAATGAACCTTTCGTCACTGATACATGACGATTTGCTTGACGGTGACGCGTTACGCCGCGGGATCCCTGCAGTATGGAAGCATTATGGTGCAGAGGTCGCATTGGTGTCGGGAATGTTCGGTTACCTGGATGGCCTTCGAATCCTGACTGAGCTCAATGATCTAAACGTGGTACGTGCCGGTATACAAAGCCTTGAGCAGCTGCATGTAGGGCAATACCTTGATGCCAAGGTAAGTGCCGGTAATACGTTACCCACCCTTGAAGAATATGGGCGTATTGCGCAAGCCAATACGGGCTGTTTTTTTGTATTTCCGTTAAAGGCTTGTCAATGTCTAAAGCTGTTGGAACCCAAGACGTATTCGCTGCTCAAACGCATGATGTTGCTGATGGGTATCTACTACCGTTACACCAACGATTATTGTGATATCAATCATATTCCGCATTTCGAAAAGAAAGGATTCGCTATGGATTTGGAGGGAGGGCCGAAGTCTTTCCTGATGATCCTGGCAGGTAAGGCATTAATAAAAGGCTCGCTCACTTCAGAGCAGAAAAAACAGATCATCCGCAGTTATGGAGACGCCGGTGTATTTGACGCTGCCCTGCGCTTGATGGAGGATACTTATGGGCAGCTTTTGCGCTATCTAGATGCTATCAAGCAACGAAATAGCACAGTCGATATTCATGCGCTGGAACGGTTTTTACTCAGTATCCATTTCCAACCTGAGCCGGATGACGATTACTACAAACAGGTACTCAGATAA
- a CDS encoding serine hydrolase domain-containing protein, whose product MFRTLRGIPLLGCLLGTLGCQGQAPAPPSIQKGDYATIIRYLQSRIPREMARDNVAGLSIAPVHGQQLIWASGFGLADKAHGVPVTPNTAFRAGGISTLLTATATLQLVEQQRLALDAPLQHTLREFHVRSRFHSDQDEADRAITVRRLLSHQSGLPSEHLRDLHSTYAMGQMPQRVSGVWLSSPPGSQVAYSNLGYALLGAAIERSSGKSFEAQLQSSLLKPLEMNQSSFVGTAAQLNYRALGYEEGKASNDAQIRDLAAGSLWASPKDLSHYVQMLFANGVYKGNRVLNSASIDQMFTQQNTGNALDFDCQMGLGWFLAPCGDEPVGPGIRAYQHSGGGDDFAAQLSVLPDEQLAVIIMANDSNAQDMVVALSTDILRLMLKAQTGKSVCADDCQAPSHGLKLRQVSAAVDRKRLAGFYATSWGVFRIRDDHGRLSGELGGCDFELLRDDQGWLRAQKKILGFWLKDLGELGRVQLDVVRVQGRQILTVRSHGQRLAVGERIEPPPLPMAWADTVGTYEVLNTHEPDAPVSGISVRLEEGFLVVRGQLHDEPLTDYILLPVDNAHAVVAGSGYGLGDTVSRQINGLSASGYAFKRMQSPLKRLNF is encoded by the coding sequence ATGTTTCGCACGCTACGCGGTATACCGCTGCTGGGTTGCCTGTTGGGCACCCTCGGTTGCCAGGGGCAAGCGCCAGCCCCGCCGTCGATTCAGAAAGGCGATTACGCCACCATCATCCGCTACCTGCAAAGCCGTATTCCGCGGGAGATGGCCCGGGACAATGTGGCGGGCTTGTCGATTGCCCCGGTCCACGGCCAGCAACTGATCTGGGCCAGCGGCTTCGGCCTGGCCGACAAGGCCCATGGCGTGCCGGTGACGCCCAACACGGCCTTTCGCGCCGGGGGTATCTCCACGCTGCTCACCGCCACGGCGACACTGCAACTGGTGGAGCAACAGCGCCTGGCGCTGGACGCTCCGCTGCAGCACACCTTGCGCGAGTTCCATGTGCGTTCGCGGTTCCACAGCGACCAGGACGAGGCGGATCGTGCGATCACCGTGCGCCGTTTGCTCAGCCATCAATCCGGCTTGCCCAGCGAACATCTGCGCGACCTGCACAGCACTTACGCCATGGGCCAGATGCCGCAGCGCGTTTCCGGCGTGTGGCTGAGCAGCCCACCGGGTTCCCAGGTGGCTTACTCCAACCTGGGCTATGCCCTGCTGGGGGCGGCGATCGAGCGCAGCAGCGGCAAAAGCTTCGAGGCGCAACTGCAGAGCAGCCTGCTCAAGCCTCTGGAGATGAACCAGTCGAGCTTTGTCGGCACCGCTGCACAACTGAACTACCGCGCCCTGGGCTACGAAGAGGGCAAGGCCAGCAACGACGCGCAGATACGTGACCTCGCCGCCGGGAGCCTGTGGGCCAGCCCCAAGGACCTCAGCCACTACGTACAAATGCTGTTCGCCAACGGTGTCTACAAAGGCAATCGGGTGCTCAACAGCGCTTCGATTGACCAGATGTTCACCCAGCAGAACACCGGCAACGCCCTGGATTTTGATTGCCAGATGGGCCTGGGCTGGTTTCTCGCGCCGTGCGGTGATGAGCCTGTCGGCCCCGGCATCCGTGCCTATCAGCACAGCGGTGGCGGTGATGATTTCGCCGCGCAATTGAGCGTGCTGCCGGACGAGCAACTGGCCGTGATCATCATGGCCAACGACAGCAATGCCCAAGACATGGTGGTGGCGTTGTCCACCGACATCCTGCGCCTGATGCTTAAGGCGCAGACCGGTAAGTCGGTGTGCGCCGACGACTGCCAGGCACCGAGCCACGGCCTCAAGCTGCGCCAGGTGTCGGCGGCGGTCGACCGCAAGCGCCTGGCCGGGTTTTATGCGACTTCCTGGGGCGTGTTCCGTATCAGGGATGATCACGGGCGCCTCTCCGGCGAACTGGGCGGGTGCGACTTCGAGCTGCTGCGCGACGATCAGGGCTGGTTGCGCGCGCAAAAGAAAATTCTCGGCTTCTGGCTCAAGGACCTTGGCGAACTGGGCCGTGTGCAGCTGGACGTGGTCCGGGTACAAGGCCGCCAGATCCTCACCGTGCGCAGCCATGGCCAGCGCCTTGCCGTGGGCGAACGCATTGAGCCACCGCCGCTGCCCATGGCGTGGGCAGACACCGTCGGCACCTACGAGGTGCTCAACACCCACGAGCCCGATGCACCGGTGAGCGGCATCAGCGTGCGCCTGGAAGAAGGTTTTTTGGTGGTGCGCGGCCAACTGCACGATGAGCCGTTGACCGACTACATCCTGCTGCCCGTCGATAACGCCCACGCGGTCGTGGCCGGCAGCGGCTACGGCCTGGGCGACACCGTCAGCCGCCAGATCAATGGCCTGAGTGCTTCAGGCTACGCCTTCAAACGCATGCAATCGCCCCTCAAACGCTTGAATTTCTAA
- the ampC gene encoding class C beta-lactamase: protein MHQEFSHSPLKLMACALLLVAGPSMAATDLRQVVDSRVQPLMQQQGIAGLSVAVVRNGQAQYFNYGVASREGKQPVTQDTLFEVGSVTKTFTSTLGGYALARGKLKLSDNASQHWPELAGSAFDHISLLQLATYTPGGLPLQFPEAADSPATMLDYYRHWQPTDAPGTRRLYSNPSIGLFGYLAAKSLGQPFNVAMEQTLLPALGLKDTHVNVPTGKLSRYAQGYDKLEKPVRVGAGALDSEAYGIKTSTQDLAHYVMLNMHPETLSQPLQQAIATTHTGYYTVDGMTQGLGWERYPYPIALQALIDGNSTSMAMEPHTVSWLKPAQAQPANVLYNKTGSTNGFGAYVAYVPSRDIGVVVLANRNYPNAERVKLAYEILSALGQ, encoded by the coding sequence ATGCACCAAGAATTCAGTCACAGCCCCCTAAAGCTAATGGCTTGCGCGTTACTGCTGGTCGCCGGCCCGAGCATGGCTGCCACCGACCTGCGCCAGGTCGTGGACAGCCGTGTCCAACCGCTGATGCAACAACAGGGCATCGCCGGGCTGTCGGTGGCCGTGGTGAGAAACGGTCAGGCGCAATACTTTAACTACGGCGTCGCCTCCAGGGAGGGCAAGCAGCCGGTGACGCAAGACACCCTGTTCGAAGTCGGCTCGGTGACCAAGACCTTCACCTCGACGCTCGGCGGCTATGCCCTGGCACGCGGCAAGCTCAAGCTGTCAGATAACGCCAGCCAGCACTGGCCGGAGCTGGCCGGCAGCGCGTTCGACCACATCAGCCTGTTGCAACTGGCGACCTACACACCGGGCGGCCTGCCGCTGCAATTTCCCGAGGCGGCCGACAGCCCCGCGACCATGCTCGATTACTACAGGCACTGGCAACCCACCGACGCCCCCGGCACGCGACGCCTCTATTCCAACCCGAGCATCGGCCTGTTCGGCTACCTCGCGGCCAAGAGCCTGGGCCAGCCGTTCAACGTCGCCATGGAGCAAACCCTGCTCCCGGCGCTGGGCTTGAAGGACACTCACGTCAACGTACCCACAGGCAAGCTCAGCCGCTATGCACAAGGCTACGACAAACTGGAAAAACCCGTGCGCGTGGGCGCAGGCGCACTCGACAGCGAAGCCTACGGCATCAAGACCAGCACCCAGGACCTGGCGCACTACGTGATGCTGAACATGCACCCCGAAACCCTGAGCCAACCGCTGCAGCAGGCGATCGCCACCACCCACACCGGCTACTACACCGTTGACGGCATGACCCAGGGCCTGGGCTGGGAACGCTACCCCTACCCCATCGCCCTGCAAGCGTTGATCGACGGCAACTCAACGTCGATGGCAATGGAGCCGCACACGGTCAGCTGGCTGAAACCGGCGCAGGCGCAGCCGGCCAATGTGCTTTACAACAAGACCGGCTCCACCAACGGTTTTGGCGCCTACGTGGCGTATGTCCCGAGCAGGGACATCGGCGTGGTGGTCCTGGCCAACAGGAACTACCCGAATGCCGAGCGGGTGAAGCTCGCTTATGAGATTTTGAGCGCGCTGGGTCAATAA
- a CDS encoding ATP-binding protein, whose protein sequence is MLRLYLRLYLILALGLAGAIWLVNYGLDAYMPESNETYNREALRGPAWALVEQLRPVQGEARQARLDQLQPHYGLRLRLVERDSQHLSEREQALLASDQVVVREDFMKFLAPIDDGPQLLEIQLPEEPKWLYLWAYGFLGVSLAIVLYFWVRPHWRDLEHIRLAAQRFGDNDLGSRILLPRRSTVRALAGHFNQMAERIESLIANQRELTNAVSHELRTPIARLSFELDQLKQQADPRESRELIADMYADLGELEEMVSELLTYASLERGATQVTRENIEAHSWLDSVIGSVALEAEAAGVQLSLRTCEVDIIRIEPRFMARAVINLLRNAIRYAERRVEVSLVKFGSGYELRVNDDGPGIPLEGRGKVFEPFMRLDASRDRRTGGFGLGLALVQRVSQWHGGQVQVLDSEWGGASFRMTWAYAG, encoded by the coding sequence ATGCTGCGCCTGTATCTGCGCTTGTACCTGATCCTCGCGCTCGGCCTGGCCGGTGCGATCTGGCTGGTCAACTATGGCCTCGACGCGTACATGCCCGAATCCAACGAAACCTATAACCGCGAGGCCCTGCGCGGCCCGGCGTGGGCGTTGGTGGAGCAACTGCGGCCGGTGCAGGGAGAGGCGCGCCAGGCGCGTCTGGACCAGTTGCAACCGCATTACGGGCTGCGTTTGCGGCTGGTTGAGCGCGACAGCCAGCACTTGAGTGAGCGCGAACAGGCACTCCTGGCAAGCGACCAGGTGGTGGTGCGCGAGGACTTCATGAAGTTCCTTGCGCCCATCGACGATGGCCCGCAATTGCTCGAAATCCAATTGCCGGAAGAGCCGAAATGGCTGTACCTGTGGGCCTATGGCTTCCTCGGCGTGAGCCTGGCCATCGTGTTGTATTTCTGGGTGCGCCCGCACTGGCGCGACCTGGAGCACATCCGGCTGGCGGCGCAGCGCTTTGGCGACAACGACCTGGGCTCACGCATCCTGTTGCCGCGCCGCTCCACCGTGCGCGCGCTGGCCGGGCACTTCAACCAGATGGCCGAGCGCATCGAAAGCCTGATCGCCAACCAGCGCGAACTGACCAACGCGGTGTCCCATGAACTGCGCACACCCATCGCGCGCTTGTCCTTTGAACTCGACCAACTCAAGCAGCAGGCCGACCCGCGTGAAAGCCGCGAACTGATCGCCGACATGTACGCCGACCTTGGCGAGCTGGAGGAAATGGTCTCCGAACTGCTGACCTACGCCAGCCTGGAGCGCGGCGCGACCCAGGTCACCCGCGAAAACATCGAGGCCCACAGTTGGCTGGACAGCGTGATCGGCAGCGTGGCGCTGGAGGCCGAGGCCGCGGGGGTGCAGTTGTCGTTGCGCACCTGTGAGGTCGATATCATTCGCATCGAGCCGCGCTTCATGGCTCGCGCGGTGATCAACCTGCTGCGCAATGCCATTCGTTATGCCGAGCGTCGGGTTGAGGTGTCGCTGGTCAAGTTCGGCAGCGGTTACGAGTTGCGGGTTAACGACGATGGTCCTGGCATTCCACTGGAGGGCCGGGGCAAGGTCTTTGAACCCTTCATGCGCCTGGACGCCAGCCGCGACCGCCGCACCGGTGGCTTTGGCCTCGGTCTGGCGTTGGTCCAGCGCGTCAGCCAGTGGCATGGCGGGCAGGTGCAAGTGCTGGATTCGGAGTGGGGTGGGGCATCGTTTCGGATGACCTGGGCGTACGCCGGGTAA
- a CDS encoding LysR family transcriptional regulator → MLRSHLPLNALRAFEASARHLSFTRAAIELCVTQAAVSHQVKSLEAQLNVTLFKRLPRGLMLTREGETLLPVLRESFDRIAHTLGQFEAGHYREVLAVGAVGTFAVGWLLPRLPDFQSRYPFIDLRLSTHNNRVDVAAEGLDYAIRFGAGAWHGTEACQLLAAPLSVLCVPHLAEQLHTPADLLKHTLLRSYRADEWSLWFQSAGLPADTLVPRSIVFDSSLAMMEAALQGVGVALAPPTMFSRQLESDVIRQPFEAGITTGSYWLTRLQSRAETPAMLAFKAWLQASAG, encoded by the coding sequence ATGCTGCGCTCCCATCTGCCCCTCAACGCCCTGCGCGCCTTCGAGGCCTCCGCCCGGCACCTGAGCTTCACCCGGGCTGCCATCGAGTTATGTGTGACTCAGGCGGCAGTCAGTCATCAGGTCAAAAGCCTGGAGGCGCAACTCAATGTCACCCTGTTCAAGCGCCTGCCGCGCGGGCTGATGCTCACCCGTGAAGGCGAAACCCTGTTGCCGGTGCTGCGCGAGTCGTTCGACCGCATCGCCCATACCCTGGGCCAGTTCGAGGCCGGGCATTACCGTGAAGTGCTGGCGGTAGGCGCGGTGGGTACTTTTGCCGTGGGCTGGCTGTTGCCGCGCTTGCCGGATTTCCAGAGCCGCTACCCGTTTATCGACCTGCGCCTGTCCACCCACAACAACCGCGTGGACGTGGCCGCCGAAGGCCTGGATTACGCGATCCGTTTTGGCGCCGGCGCCTGGCACGGCACCGAGGCCTGCCAATTGCTGGCAGCACCGCTCAGCGTGCTCTGCGTGCCGCACCTTGCCGAGCAGTTGCACACGCCGGCCGACCTGTTGAAACACACGTTGCTGCGTTCGTACCGCGCCGATGAATGGAGCCTGTGGTTCCAGTCCGCCGGACTGCCGGCGGACACCCTGGTGCCGCGCAGCATCGTGTTCGATTCGTCATTGGCGATGATGGAAGCAGCGCTGCAAGGCGTGGGCGTGGCCCTTGCGCCGCCGACGATGTTTTCACGGCAACTGGAAAGTGATGTGATCCGCCAGCCATTCGAGGCGGGGATTACCACCGGCAGTTACTGGCTGACACGCTTGCAGTCGCGGGCCGAGACGCCGGCGATGCTGGCGTTCAAGGCGTGGTTGCAAGCCAGTGCGGGCTGA